In a single window of the Saccharothrix australiensis genome:
- the fxlM gene encoding methyltransferase, FxLD system, producing MNTTTDSSHEALRAAMVDRIKAAGHARTAAVEQALREVPRHRFVPATQLTDAYANQAVITKRAADGAALSCASVPTVVAMMLDQLDVQPGHRILEIGAGTGYNAALLATLTGPTGHVTTVDIDPEVTAGARAGLGVTGFADVEVITADGSLGAPDNAPYDRIIVTVGAFDIPPAWREQLAPGGRLVVPLRWRGQTRSVAFVRDDDLLRSDSVKLCGFVPMIGQDSERSAHLDDDEQVTLYWDADQDIDPELLHGVLSTPKTEVWSEVTVGDSEPFDGVWLRMTATEPATCRIAAGQTAVDSGVCTPAIPSRSPALAEGDSLAYFTYRRVDPDQSGGARAELGAIGHGQAGERLARKLSDQIRAWGTNRTGEPVVIAYSGEHPVEGLVINKRWTELIIES from the coding sequence ATGAACACCACCACCGACTCCTCGCATGAGGCCCTGCGCGCCGCGATGGTCGACCGCATCAAGGCCGCTGGCCACGCCCGCACCGCCGCGGTGGAGCAGGCCCTGCGCGAGGTTCCCCGGCACCGCTTCGTGCCCGCCACGCAGCTCACCGACGCCTACGCGAACCAGGCCGTGATCACCAAGCGCGCCGCCGACGGCGCCGCCCTGAGCTGCGCATCCGTGCCCACCGTGGTCGCCATGATGCTCGACCAGCTCGACGTCCAGCCCGGCCACCGCATCCTGGAAATCGGCGCCGGTACGGGCTACAACGCCGCCCTGCTCGCCACGCTGACCGGCCCGACCGGTCACGTCACCACCGTCGACATTGACCCAGAGGTCACCGCAGGTGCCCGCGCGGGCTTGGGCGTCACCGGCTTCGCCGATGTGGAGGTGATCACCGCCGACGGCTCCCTCGGGGCACCTGACAACGCACCCTACGACCGGATCATCGTCACCGTCGGGGCGTTCGACATCCCACCCGCATGGCGCGAACAGCTGGCTCCCGGCGGTCGCCTGGTCGTCCCCCTGCGCTGGCGCGGCCAGACGCGCAGCGTCGCCTTCGTCCGCGACGACGACCTGCTGCGGTCGGACTCGGTCAAGCTGTGCGGCTTCGTGCCCATGATCGGCCAGGACAGTGAGCGCTCCGCCCACCTCGACGACGATGAGCAGGTCACCCTGTACTGGGACGCCGACCAGGACATCGACCCCGAACTCCTGCACGGCGTCTTGAGCACGCCGAAGACCGAGGTCTGGTCCGAGGTCACGGTGGGCGACTCAGAGCCCTTCGACGGCGTCTGGCTCCGCATGACCGCCACCGAACCAGCCACTTGCCGCATCGCCGCAGGCCAGACCGCGGTCGACAGCGGCGTGTGCACTCCCGCCATCCCCAGCCGCAGCCCCGCTCTCGCCGAAGGCGACTCTTTGGCCTACTTCACCTACCGGCGCGTGGACCCGGATCAGAGCGGCGGCGCCCGCGCCGAACTCGGTGCGATCGGCCACGGTCAAGCTGGGGAACGCCTCGCGCGGAAGCTGTCCGATCAAATCCGCGCGTGGGGTACCAATCGCACTGGCGAGCCGGTCGTGATCGCCTACTCCGGTGAGCACCCCGTAGAAGGTCTTGTCATCAACAAGCGGTGGACTGAATTGATCATCGAATCCTGA